A region of Rhodamnia argentea isolate NSW1041297 chromosome 9, ASM2092103v1, whole genome shotgun sequence DNA encodes the following proteins:
- the LOC115727703 gene encoding uncharacterized protein LOC115727703 isoform X2 — translation MQSPFLHLCRTFSSTRTLLNPPPPPPLGFRHSLSAHNRSLLPPPPSLPLGSPRPGPVRPRSGQGRRGGGGGGSKQRVSVRGKKDNVWSIDNDVARAASEKERTRPRASRKRGRRVVRGKRERDGKVMVSGAMLMEVETVLQTQEPVIRPVWNTFASSVSGIWKGVGAVFSTITAEMEPIEIGKKNENLYDCYTLSCVQAIPASHGELTSQIQRKINWVTLNPYGEISLNNGSNAKRKEWTKDGDSCKDRIDESAADRMLPKFDSFNFEDSDLMEEDVMGYEPGLVFFEDGSYSRGPIAIPVSEVDDSNYYLSPTLKFEQCLVKGCHKRLRSVHTIQFNNGGADIQIMRVAVYEEEWVSPANIRDESMDFDVKPFSLRKRTQPSDLTGSWKVFEVSATPVYAEETVAEESNATPYVYLCTETLKKRTMPENLVYFGEEEMLDMQDATILWLPGGVTSYVDINKDGILCIGVGWYSDEGINLVMERDYGLDGKLKEVRWKSEVKRRWSNPM, via the exons ATGCAGTCTCCATTTCTCCACCTCTGCCGGACCTTCTCCTCCACTCGGACCCTCCTCAatccccctcctcctccgccgctaGGGTTTCGCCACTCTCTCTCCGCTCACAATCGCAGCCTCCTCCCCCCTCCGccttctctccctctcggtTCCCCGAGACCCGGCCCCGTCCGTCCCCGGAGTGGCCAGGGGCGCCGcggaggtggcggcggcgggAGCAAGCAGCGGGTGAGCGTCAGGGGCAAGAAGGACAATGTTTGGAGCATCGACAACGACGTCGCAAGGGCCGCTTCGGAGAAGGAAAGGACGAGGCCGAGGGCGAGTAGGAAGAGGGGGAGGAGAGTGGTGAGAGGGAAGCGAGAGAGGGACGGGAAGGTCATGGTGTCGGGCGCCATGTTGATGGAGGTCGAAACGGTTCTTCAGACTcag GAACCAGTAATAAGACCAGTATGGAATACATTTGCTAGTAGTGTGAGCGGGATATGGAAGGGAGTGGGAGCTGTATTTTCAACTATTACTGCTGAAATGGAACCCATAGAGATTGGTAAAAAGAATGAAAACCTCTATGACTGCTATACACTTTCCTGTGTTCAGGCAATTCCAGCATCGCATGGAGAATTAACATCTCAAATTCAGAGAAAGATAAACTGGGTAACTCTGAATCCCTATGGTGAAATATCATTGAACAATGGCAGCaatgccaaaagaaaagaatggacTAAAGATGGAGATTCATGTAAGGACCGAATAGATGAAAGTGCAGCAGATCGTATGCTGCCAAAATTTGATTCTTTCAACTTTGAAGACAGTGATTTGATGGAAGAAGATGTCATGGGCTATGAACCTGGTCTTGTTTTCTTTGAG GATGGATCTTATTCCAGGGGCCCAATTGCTATTCCTGTCAGTGAAGTTGATGATTCTAACTATTACTTGAGCCCCACTCTCAAGTTTGAGCAG TGTCTGGTTAAAGGTTGTCACAAAAGACTCCGGTCAGTCCACACAATACAATTCAACAATGGGGGTGCAGACATTCAGATAATGAGAGTTGCTGTTTATGAAGAAGAGTGGGTCAGCCCAGCAAATATTCGTGATGAAAG TATGGACTTTGATGTGAAGCCATTTTCATTGCGGAAAAGGACCCAGCCATCAGATCTCACTGGTTCATGGAAAGTATTTGAGGTTAGCGCCACACCAGTATATGCCGAAGAGACGGTTGCAGAAGAAAGCAATGCGACCCCTTATGTCTACCTCTGCACTGAGACCTTAAAGAAAAGGACCATGCCCGAGAACTTAGTATACTTTGGGGAGGAAGAGATGCTCGACATGCAAGATGCGACCATTCTTTGGTTGCCCGGAGGCGTTACCAGTTATGTTGACATTAATAAGGACGGGATTCTTTGCATTGGTGTTGGCTGGTACTCCGACGAAGGCATTAATCTTGTCATGGAGAGAGACTACGGTCTGGATGGGAAGTTGAAGGAAGTACGGTGGAAATCTGAGGTGAAGAGAAGGTGGTCTAATCCAATGTAG
- the LOC115727703 gene encoding uncharacterized protein LOC115727703 isoform X1, which translates to MQSPFLHLCRTFSSTRTLLNPPPPPPLGFRHSLSAHNRSLLPPPPSLPLGSPRPGPVRPRSGQGRRGGGGGGSKQRVSVRGKKDNVWSIDNDVARAASEKERTRPRASRKRGRRVVRGKRERDGKVMVSGAMLMEVETVLQTQEPVIRPVWNTFASSVSGIWKGVGAVFSTITAEMEPIEIGKKNENLYDCYTLSCVQAIPASHGELTSQIQRKINWVTLNPYGEISLNNGSNAKRKEWTKDGDSCKDRIDESAADRMLPKFDSFNFEDSDLMEEDVMGYEPGLVFFEDGSYSRGPIAIPVSEVDDSNYYLSPTLKFEQCLVKGCHKRLRSVHTIQFNNGGADIQIMRVAVYEEEWVSPANIRDESDMDFDVKPFSLRKRTQPSDLTGSWKVFEVSATPVYAEETVAEESNATPYVYLCTETLKKRTMPENLVYFGEEEMLDMQDATILWLPGGVTSYVDINKDGILCIGVGWYSDEGINLVMERDYGLDGKLKEVRWKSEVKRRWSNPM; encoded by the exons ATGCAGTCTCCATTTCTCCACCTCTGCCGGACCTTCTCCTCCACTCGGACCCTCCTCAatccccctcctcctccgccgctaGGGTTTCGCCACTCTCTCTCCGCTCACAATCGCAGCCTCCTCCCCCCTCCGccttctctccctctcggtTCCCCGAGACCCGGCCCCGTCCGTCCCCGGAGTGGCCAGGGGCGCCGcggaggtggcggcggcgggAGCAAGCAGCGGGTGAGCGTCAGGGGCAAGAAGGACAATGTTTGGAGCATCGACAACGACGTCGCAAGGGCCGCTTCGGAGAAGGAAAGGACGAGGCCGAGGGCGAGTAGGAAGAGGGGGAGGAGAGTGGTGAGAGGGAAGCGAGAGAGGGACGGGAAGGTCATGGTGTCGGGCGCCATGTTGATGGAGGTCGAAACGGTTCTTCAGACTcag GAACCAGTAATAAGACCAGTATGGAATACATTTGCTAGTAGTGTGAGCGGGATATGGAAGGGAGTGGGAGCTGTATTTTCAACTATTACTGCTGAAATGGAACCCATAGAGATTGGTAAAAAGAATGAAAACCTCTATGACTGCTATACACTTTCCTGTGTTCAGGCAATTCCAGCATCGCATGGAGAATTAACATCTCAAATTCAGAGAAAGATAAACTGGGTAACTCTGAATCCCTATGGTGAAATATCATTGAACAATGGCAGCaatgccaaaagaaaagaatggacTAAAGATGGAGATTCATGTAAGGACCGAATAGATGAAAGTGCAGCAGATCGTATGCTGCCAAAATTTGATTCTTTCAACTTTGAAGACAGTGATTTGATGGAAGAAGATGTCATGGGCTATGAACCTGGTCTTGTTTTCTTTGAG GATGGATCTTATTCCAGGGGCCCAATTGCTATTCCTGTCAGTGAAGTTGATGATTCTAACTATTACTTGAGCCCCACTCTCAAGTTTGAGCAG TGTCTGGTTAAAGGTTGTCACAAAAGACTCCGGTCAGTCCACACAATACAATTCAACAATGGGGGTGCAGACATTCAGATAATGAGAGTTGCTGTTTATGAAGAAGAGTGGGTCAGCCCAGCAAATATTCGTGATGAAAG CGATATGGACTTTGATGTGAAGCCATTTTCATTGCGGAAAAGGACCCAGCCATCAGATCTCACTGGTTCATGGAAAGTATTTGAGGTTAGCGCCACACCAGTATATGCCGAAGAGACGGTTGCAGAAGAAAGCAATGCGACCCCTTATGTCTACCTCTGCACTGAGACCTTAAAGAAAAGGACCATGCCCGAGAACTTAGTATACTTTGGGGAGGAAGAGATGCTCGACATGCAAGATGCGACCATTCTTTGGTTGCCCGGAGGCGTTACCAGTTATGTTGACATTAATAAGGACGGGATTCTTTGCATTGGTGTTGGCTGGTACTCCGACGAAGGCATTAATCTTGTCATGGAGAGAGACTACGGTCTGGATGGGAAGTTGAAGGAAGTACGGTGGAAATCTGAGGTGAAGAGAAGGTGGTCTAATCCAATGTAG
- the LOC115727704 gene encoding protein mago nashi homolog — MAQYEEENSEFYVRYYVGHKGKFGHEFLEFEFRPDGKLRYANNSNYKNDIMIRKEVWLTPAVLRECRRIIAESEIMKEDDSNWPEPDRVGRQELEIVMGNEHISFTTSKIGSLVDVQTSKDPDGLRIFYYLVQDLKCFVFSLISLHFKIKPI; from the exons atggcgcaGTACGAGGAGGAGAATAGCGAGTTCTACGTGCGGTACTACGTGGGTCACAAGGGGAAGTTCGGGCACGAGTTCTTGGAGTTCGAGTTCAGGCCCGACGGGAAGCTGAGGTACGCCAACAACTCCAACTACAAGAACGACATCATGATCCGCAAGGAGGTCTGGCTCACTCCCGCCGTCCTCCGCGAGTGTCGCCGCATCATCGCCGAGAGCGag ATTATGAAGGAAGATGATAGTAACTGGCCAGAACCTGACCGTGTGGGACGGCAAGAACTTGAGATAGTGATGGGGAATGAGCACATTTCCTTCACTACCTCGAAGATTGGTTCCCTTGTTGATGTGCAGACTAGCAAGGACCCTGACGGGCTTCGGATATTCTACTATCTTGTTCAG GACTTGAAATGCTTTGTGTTCTCTCTCATATCTCTCCACTTCAAGATCAAGCCAATATAA